A genome region from Nocardia sp. NBC_00565 includes the following:
- the sufC gene encoding Fe-S cluster assembly ATPase SufC: MTTLEIKDLHVEVANPDESGEPIKILKGVNLTISSGETHAIMGPNGSGKSTLSYAIAGHPKYTVTSGSITLDGEDVMSMSVDERARAGLFLAMQYPVEVPGVSMSNFLRTAATAVRGEAPKLRTWVKEVKESMSELEIDAAFAERSVNEGFSGGEKKRHEILQLGLLKPKIAILDETDSGLDVDALRIVSEGVNRYKERENGGVLLITHYTRILRYIQPEFVHVFVGGRIVAEGGAELAEELDANGYVRFTQSSPTPSAPPTAVPESATAGA, from the coding sequence ATGACCACCCTGGAAATCAAGGACCTGCACGTCGAGGTCGCCAACCCGGACGAGTCCGGCGAGCCCATCAAGATCCTCAAGGGCGTGAATCTCACCATCTCCTCCGGTGAGACGCACGCGATCATGGGCCCCAACGGTTCCGGCAAGTCGACCCTGTCGTACGCGATCGCCGGGCACCCGAAGTACACGGTGACCTCCGGCTCGATCACCCTCGACGGCGAGGACGTCATGTCGATGTCCGTCGACGAGCGCGCGCGGGCGGGTCTGTTCCTGGCCATGCAGTACCCGGTCGAGGTTCCCGGCGTCTCGATGTCGAACTTCCTGCGCACCGCGGCCACCGCGGTCCGCGGCGAGGCCCCCAAGCTGCGCACCTGGGTCAAGGAGGTGAAGGAGTCGATGAGCGAACTGGAGATCGACGCCGCCTTCGCCGAGCGCAGCGTGAACGAGGGCTTCTCCGGCGGTGAGAAGAAGCGCCACGAGATTCTGCAGCTGGGCCTGCTCAAGCCGAAGATCGCCATCCTGGACGAGACCGACTCCGGCCTGGACGTGGACGCGCTGCGCATCGTCTCCGAGGGCGTCAACCGCTACAAGGAACGCGAGAACGGTGGCGTGCTGCTGATCACGCACTACACCCGGATCCTGCGTTACATCCAGCCCGAATTCGTGCACGTGTTCGTCGGTGGCCGCATCGTCGCCGAGGGCGGCGCCGAGCTGGCCGAGGAACTCGATGCCAACGGCTACGTCCGCTTCACCCAGAGCTCACCCACCCCGTCGGCTCCGCCGACTGCCGTCCCCGAATCTGCAACCGCGGGAGCCTGA